One genomic region from Gemmobacter aquarius encodes:
- the capB gene encoding caprolactamase subunit beta, with amino-acid sequence MTLALEQTARSSVFNLAHDYSTALFNHLPEMILQGQDIPIHLGSLIPAMKSVAKYFEGDIHDGDLMLHNDPAYGGSHIIDTCMYMPVFYQGELVFWTVCKGHLTDIGGPVPAGYNPNATEIYAEGLRIPPIKIWDQGKPRHDVMNMILSNMRARRDQEGDFNALIGACQVGARNLKRLMDKYGKDMVQDCIAELLDMAEHHMRSLIAEVPDGTYTGTAILEDAGHGYGDFEITATVTIKGDGCHIAIQSPPQIPYFINSYEGNSHSGVYLGLMMFAQLPPPYNEGLYRCVSTDMGPKGTLCNAKSPAPHMNCTTTPMETLTDAVRLAFEQAAPHKVSASWGHANGCNIAGWDKRHDEEYVTMVLASIISGAGATSQADGWHAVGPECCFGALTSGDIEMLEHSYPIIIHRYSLMEDSGGAGKNRGGSGTCWEVEPLDSPMTLITFGEGRRIPAMGAAGAKSAMVSKKVGRLELTRNGATQIITDNVIETIQPGERAANKNPGGGGYGNAFERDVQKVVEDVRNGLVSLEGARLDYGVVIIDRDTLAVDTAATAALRATAA; translated from the coding sequence ATGACGCTTGCATTGGAGCAGACCGCGCGGTCATCTGTGTTCAACCTTGCGCATGACTATTCCACGGCGCTGTTCAATCACCTGCCCGAGATGATCTTGCAGGGGCAGGATATTCCGATCCACCTTGGATCGTTGATCCCCGCGATGAAATCGGTGGCGAAGTATTTCGAGGGCGACATCCATGATGGCGATCTGATGTTGCACAACGATCCGGCTTACGGCGGGTCGCACATCATCGATACCTGCATGTATATGCCCGTGTTCTATCAGGGCGAGCTGGTGTTCTGGACGGTGTGCAAGGGCCACCTGACCGATATCGGCGGGCCGGTGCCTGCGGGTTATAACCCGAATGCCACCGAGATCTACGCCGAGGGGCTTCGGATTCCGCCGATCAAGATCTGGGATCAGGGCAAGCCGCGCCATGACGTGATGAACATGATCCTGTCCAACATGCGCGCGCGCCGCGATCAAGAGGGCGACTTCAACGCCTTGATCGGGGCCTGTCAGGTGGGGGCGCGCAACCTCAAGCGGCTGATGGACAAATACGGCAAAGATATGGTTCAGGACTGCATCGCCGAGCTTCTCGACATGGCCGAACACCACATGCGAAGCCTGATCGCCGAGGTGCCCGACGGCACCTATACCGGCACCGCGATCCTTGAGGACGCGGGCCATGGCTATGGCGATTTCGAGATAACGGCGACGGTGACGATCAAGGGGGACGGTTGCCACATCGCCATCCAGTCGCCGCCGCAAATACCCTATTTCATCAACAGCTACGAAGGAAACAGCCATTCGGGCGTCTACCTTGGCCTGATGATGTTCGCCCAACTGCCGCCCCCCTATAACGAGGGGCTGTATCGCTGTGTCAGTACCGACATGGGTCCGAAGGGGACGCTGTGCAACGCCAAGTCGCCTGCGCCCCATATGAATTGCACCACGACGCCGATGGAGACGCTGACCGATGCCGTGCGTCTGGCATTCGAACAGGCTGCCCCGCACAAGGTTTCGGCAAGCTGGGGCCATGCCAACGGCTGCAACATCGCAGGCTGGGACAAGCGCCATGACGAGGAATATGTGACCATGGTGCTGGCGTCGATCATCTCGGGGGCAGGAGCCACGTCGCAGGCCGACGGCTGGCACGCGGTGGGGCCGGAATGCTGCTTCGGCGCGCTGACCAGCGGCGATATCGAGATGCTGGAGCACAGCTATCCCATCATCATCCACCGCTATTCGCTGATGGAAGACAGCGGCGGCGCGGGGAAGAACCGGGGCGGGTCGGGCACCTGCTGGGAGGTCGAACCGCTAGACAGTCCCATGACGCTGATCACCTTTGGCGAGGGGCGGCGGATACCGGCAATGGGGGCTGCGGGGGCGAAATCGGCCATGGTGTCGAAAAAGGTCGGGCGGCTGGAACTGACGCGCAACGGTGCGACCCAGATCATCACCGACAACGTGATCGAGACCATCCAGCCCGGCGAGCGGGCCGCCAACAAGAACCCCGGCGGCGGGGGTTACGGCAACGCCTTTGAACGCGATGTGCAGAAGGTGGTCGAGGATGTGCGGAACGGTCTGGTCAGCCTCGAAGGAGCGCGGCTCGACTATGGCGTGGTGATCATCGACCGCGACACGCTGGCGGTCGATACCGCCGCGACCGCTGCCCTGCGCGCAACCGCTGCCTGA
- a CDS encoding AraC-like ligand-binding domain-containing protein encodes MANGTHSTDGLPASARADHWNSVIAQAYFPLDLTFRDAARFEGRLESGTLGDLSLSRLQTESVQYERHRRHISRTTEEQYLITIPRQSPVEFSQSGREVRCDPGGFILERGDEPYRFSYGAANDLCVIKLAKPILAERLRNPDRFCALVFNGREGIGSVFTTMAQQIQHQTVAGTAVDPVAGSVIGRQLVELLALTLDRSSDVETGAASSVREGHRRRAQSVILSNLSNPGLSPEIVADRIGISKRYLHELFAEVNLTVSQFIREQRLHAARDLLHMANPGPLSDIAYRFGFSDQAQFSRLFKAMFGQTPSSYRASRTI; translated from the coding sequence GTGGCCAACGGGACGCACAGCACAGACGGTCTTCCAGCATCGGCCCGCGCCGATCACTGGAATTCCGTCATTGCGCAGGCCTACTTCCCGCTCGACCTGACCTTCCGCGACGCAGCCCGCTTCGAAGGTCGGCTCGAATCCGGCACGCTAGGCGACCTGTCGCTGTCCCGCCTGCAGACAGAGTCGGTGCAATACGAACGGCACCGCCGCCACATCTCGCGCACCACCGAAGAGCAATATCTCATCACCATCCCGCGTCAGTCGCCCGTCGAATTCAGCCAGTCGGGACGCGAGGTGCGCTGCGATCCGGGCGGTTTCATCCTCGAACGCGGCGACGAACCCTACCGCTTCTCCTATGGCGCCGCGAACGACCTGTGCGTCATCAAACTCGCCAAGCCCATCCTTGCCGAAAGACTGCGAAACCCCGACCGTTTCTGCGCGCTCGTCTTCAACGGACGCGAAGGGATAGGGTCGGTCTTCACCACCATGGCCCAGCAGATCCAGCACCAGACCGTAGCAGGAACCGCCGTAGACCCCGTGGCGGGCAGCGTCATCGGGCGTCAGCTGGTCGAACTTCTGGCCCTGACGCTCGACCGCAGCAGCGATGTCGAAACGGGCGCCGCCTCGTCGGTGCGCGAAGGTCACCGCCGCCGCGCACAATCGGTGATCCTGTCGAACCTCTCGAATCCCGGCCTCTCGCCCGAGATCGTGGCCGACCGTATCGGGATTTCGAAACGCTACCTGCACGAATTGTTCGCCGAGGTGAACTTGACCGTCTCGCAATTCATCCGCGAACAGCGCCTGCACGCCGCACGTGACCTGCTGCACATGGCCAATCCGGGCCCTCTGTCCGACATCGCCTATCGCTTCGGTTTCTCCGATCAGGCGCAGTTTTCGCGTCTGTTCAAGGCCATGTTCGGCCAGACGCCTAGCAGCTACCGCGCCAGCCGCACGATTTAG
- a CDS encoding FAS1-like dehydratase domain-containing protein: MGGGEIAFHGALCAGDEVVRDSRIERIAEKTGSTGPLIFVSVRHDYSVGGAVVLSERQDLVYREDPVAGTPPPAYPDAPDLGPPAAMLPLLADPVRLFRFSALTFNGHRIHYDADYARDVEGYAGPVVHGPLQAVAMMVLAGRVLGRVPERFSYRGLSPLTLGQEALVEAYGGAEGLEMRVRRVGGPVTMTGKAV; the protein is encoded by the coding sequence GTGGGCGGGGGTGAGATTGCGTTCCACGGCGCGCTTTGTGCAGGTGACGAGGTGGTGCGCGACAGCCGGATCGAGCGGATTGCGGAAAAGACCGGGTCGACGGGTCCGTTGATCTTTGTGTCGGTGCGACATGATTATAGCGTCGGCGGGGCGGTTGTCTTGTCCGAGCGGCAGGATCTGGTCTATCGCGAAGACCCCGTGGCGGGGACACCGCCGCCGGCATACCCCGATGCGCCGGACCTTGGGCCGCCTGCCGCTATGCTGCCCCTGTTGGCCGATCCGGTGCGGTTGTTCCGGTTTTCGGCCCTTACCTTCAACGGGCATCGCATCCATTACGATGCCGATTATGCGCGGGATGTGGAAGGCTATGCGGGGCCGGTGGTGCACGGGCCGTTGCAGGCGGTGGCGATGATGGTTCTGGCCGGTCGTGTGCTGGGGCGGGTGCCGGAGCGGTTCAGTTATCGCGGGCTGTCGCCGTTGACGCTGGGGCAGGAAGCGTTGGTCGAGGCCTATGGCGGGGCGGAAGGGCTGGAGATGCGCGTGCGGCGCGTGGGCGGGCCGGTCACGATGACGGGTAAGGCCGTCTAA
- a CDS encoding oxidoreductase encodes MSVAELHAIADGFAAGAKRAVEAGADGVEVHGANGYLLWQFITPKINLRTDEFGGSPENNVRFAKLIGEKIRAAIGPDKLLILRLSQDGVDDFTGAWPGGTAYAEAVGAALRESAYDALHWASFDYLDNRFPADPTPMPTVLKRASGKPVITNGGIAEGADAEAALTSGAADMVALGRPLFAHPDWPYIVRSGAAYPWLPFDRKYVIQPPLDFGHAYPMGLVDPKWPQP; translated from the coding sequence TTGTCGGTTGCCGAATTGCACGCCATTGCGGACGGGTTCGCCGCAGGGGCGAAGCGGGCGGTCGAGGCGGGGGCGGACGGGGTCGAGGTGCATGGGGCCAACGGCTATCTCCTCTGGCAGTTCATCACGCCGAAAATCAACCTGCGGACGGACGAGTTCGGCGGCAGCCCCGAGAACAACGTGCGCTTCGCCAAGTTGATCGGAGAGAAGATTCGCGCTGCGATCGGGCCGGACAAGCTGCTGATCCTGCGGCTGTCGCAAGACGGGGTTGACGATTTCACCGGCGCTTGGCCGGGCGGCACGGCCTATGCCGAGGCTGTGGGGGCTGCGCTGAGGGAGTCGGCTTACGATGCCTTGCACTGGGCGAGCTTCGATTACCTCGACAACCGCTTTCCTGCTGATCCGACGCCGATGCCGACCGTGCTGAAACGCGCTTCGGGCAAGCCCGTGATCACCAATGGCGGTATTGCCGAGGGGGCCGATGCGGAAGCGGCGTTGACATCTGGGGCGGCGGATATGGTGGCGCTCGGCCGCCCGCTCTTTGCCCATCCCGACTGGCCCTATATCGTGCGGTCGGGGGCGGCCTATCCGTGGTTGCCGTTCGACCGGAAATACGTGATCCAGCCGCCGCTGGATTTTGGCCACGCTTATCCGATGGGGCTGGTCGATCCGAAGTGGCCGCAGCCGTAA
- a CDS encoding LysR family transcriptional regulator: MEFLDLHYFVSIAETGSFTKSALQNNMAQSALSRRVRDLEEELGTALFYRNGRGVVLTDAGEVFLARARGILAEREALRQDMRASAGELDGTVKLAVPPSVGLVLLAPLLRQIRAELPRVRMRVMEGFSGHVADWLAAGKVDLAVLYKMKSSALLDAEHLLFEDMFLISAPDAAPLGDPSGVTMAQIAAEELVLPGPPHGLRVLVDDAAAKAGITLNVSIELETLPTIHDLVGTGGIRTILPLTAVSRELQAGRLMAQRILPSISRELILAHAPHRAAAPVTKAVVRLIRAQISDLVRSGVWAGRL; encoded by the coding sequence GTGGAGTTTCTGGACCTGCACTACTTCGTCAGCATCGCCGAGACGGGGAGTTTCACCAAATCGGCCTTGCAGAACAACATGGCGCAATCGGCGCTGAGCCGCCGCGTGCGCGATCTAGAGGAAGAGTTGGGTACGGCTCTGTTCTATCGAAACGGGCGGGGCGTGGTGTTGACCGATGCGGGCGAGGTGTTTCTGGCCCGTGCGCGCGGGATCCTGGCCGAGCGCGAGGCGCTGCGTCAGGATATGCGCGCGTCGGCCGGTGAATTGGACGGTACGGTGAAGCTGGCGGTGCCGCCGTCGGTCGGGCTGGTGCTGCTGGCTCCCTTGCTGCGTCAGATACGGGCCGAACTGCCGCGCGTGCGGATGCGCGTGATGGAGGGGTTCAGCGGCCATGTGGCCGACTGGCTCGCTGCGGGCAAGGTCGATCTGGCGGTGCTTTACAAGATGAAGTCGAGCGCGCTCTTGGATGCCGAACACCTGTTGTTCGAGGATATGTTCCTGATTTCCGCCCCAGATGCGGCGCCCTTGGGCGACCCCTCGGGCGTGACTATGGCCCAGATTGCGGCGGAGGAATTGGTCCTGCCCGGCCCGCCGCATGGTCTGCGTGTGCTGGTCGACGACGCGGCAGCTAAGGCGGGCATTACCCTGAACGTCTCGATAGAGCTGGAAACCCTGCCAACGATTCACGATCTTGTCGGCACGGGCGGCATCCGCACCATCCTTCCGCTGACCGCCGTAAGCCGCGAATTGCAGGCGGGGCGCTTGATGGCGCAGCGTATCCTGCCCTCGATAAGCCGCGAGTTGATCCTTGCCCATGCGCCGCATCGCGCCGCAGCCCCCGTCACCAAGGCGGTGGTGCGGCTGATCCGCGCACAGATTTCCGATCTTGTACGGTCCGGCGTTTGGGCTGGACGGTTGTAA
- a CDS encoding hydantoinase B/oxoprolinase family protein: protein MTTITKTIDPITLQVIGGALHAIAEQMGNVLYRMSYSSIIRESQDLGAGLFDLDYNTLCESDSTPMHIGSIPGYLRGIEKSIPKGDWREGDVVIHNHPYFGASHSPDIGIVMPIFYHGELVGFSANTAHHLDIGAATPGLIIDVPDVFAEGMLLNGLKLVEAGKRNDTLWRYISGNTRVPGLVMRDLEAQIASAELGVKRYCELMDSYGRDTVEQAAKQLMDYSETMLRREIAKIPDGDYFAEGFMDDDGRTRGVRLPIKVTVRVRGDGVEVDLTGSSPQVPTAFNVPFEGSTKVACYFAFRALLLDTYTHQEYIPQNEGSFRPVTVTAPLGSIFNPIAPAACEARFNQIQRVVDLIIKALAPVLPDKCTAGNAACLSFASYSGLRDSGDYWVLIEVNEAAMGARPQSDGPDTIEELMRNTRNNPLEDLGMHLPMICDRYEIRDDVFPGAGEYRGGMGVVKSQRFLTPGFMTHESDRNEDVPWGIFGGHEGATAIVRIENSVSGAPARDVDAKFSGMRAELGDVVTYLSPCGGGYGHPLNRDPAKVLDDLLDGYITLDHAQQVYGVVFEPVKNGYGWGLDAGATDALRARMRAA from the coding sequence ATGACGACGATCACCAAGACCATCGATCCGATCACGCTTCAGGTCATCGGCGGGGCGCTGCATGCCATCGCCGAACAGATGGGCAACGTGCTGTATCGCATGTCCTATTCGTCGATCATCCGCGAAAGCCAAGACCTTGGCGCGGGGCTGTTCGATCTGGATTACAACACGCTGTGCGAAAGCGATTCCACGCCGATGCATATCGGGTCGATCCCCGGTTATCTGCGCGGGATCGAGAAGAGCATTCCAAAAGGTGACTGGCGCGAGGGGGATGTGGTGATCCACAACCACCCCTATTTCGGGGCCAGCCATTCGCCCGACATCGGGATCGTCATGCCGATCTTCTACCATGGCGAGCTGGTGGGTTTTTCGGCCAATACCGCGCACCATCTCGATATCGGGGCGGCCACGCCGGGGCTGATCATTGATGTGCCAGATGTCTTTGCCGAAGGGATGCTGCTGAACGGGCTGAAGCTGGTCGAGGCGGGCAAGCGGAACGATACGCTCTGGCGCTATATCAGCGGCAACACGCGGGTGCCCGGGCTGGTGATGCGCGATCTGGAAGCGCAGATCGCTTCGGCCGAGTTGGGCGTGAAGCGGTATTGCGAGTTGATGGACAGCTATGGCCGCGACACGGTGGAGCAGGCGGCCAAGCAACTGATGGACTATTCCGAAACCATGCTGCGGCGCGAAATCGCCAAGATACCGGACGGGGATTACTTTGCCGAAGGCTTCATGGATGACGACGGCCGCACGCGGGGCGTTCGCCTGCCGATCAAGGTGACGGTGCGGGTGCGCGGCGACGGGGTCGAGGTCGATCTGACCGGATCGTCGCCGCAGGTGCCGACCGCGTTCAACGTTCCTTTCGAGGGCTCGACCAAGGTGGCGTGCTACTTTGCCTTTCGAGCACTCTTGCTGGATACCTATACCCATCAGGAATACATTCCGCAGAACGAAGGCTCGTTCCGCCCAGTCACGGTGACCGCGCCCCTTGGGTCGATCTTCAATCCCATCGCGCCTGCGGCCTGCGAGGCCCGGTTCAACCAGATACAACGCGTGGTCGATCTGATCATCAAGGCGCTGGCCCCGGTGCTGCCCGACAAATGCACCGCCGGAAACGCCGCCTGCCTGTCGTTTGCATCCTATTCGGGGCTGCGCGACAGCGGGGATTATTGGGTGCTGATCGAGGTGAACGAGGCGGCGATGGGGGCGCGCCCGCAATCGGACGGGCCGGATACGATCGAGGAGTTGATGCGCAACACCCGCAACAATCCGCTGGAAGACCTTGGCATGCATTTGCCGATGATCTGCGACCGCTACGAAATCCGCGACGATGTGTTCCCGGGTGCGGGGGAATATCGCGGCGGCATGGGGGTTGTGAAGTCGCAACGCTTCCTGACGCCGGGGTTCATGACGCATGAGAGCGACCGGAACGAGGATGTGCCGTGGGGCATCTTTGGAGGGCACGAGGGGGCGACGGCCATCGTGCGGATAGAGAATTCGGTCAGCGGGGCGCCTGCGCGGGATGTGGATGCCAAGTTTTCGGGGATGCGGGCCGAGTTGGGCGATGTGGTCACCTACCTTTCGCCCTGCGGCGGGGGCTATGGCCATCCGTTGAACCGCGATCCGGCCAAGGTGCTGGACGATCTTCTGGACGGCTATATCACGCTCGACCATGCACAGCAGGTTTATGGCGTGGTCTTCGAGCCGGTGAAGAACGGTTACGGCTGGGGGCTGGACGCGGGGGCGACCGATGCTTTGCGGGCGCGGATGCGGGCTGCATAG
- a CDS encoding hydantoinase/oxoprolinase family protein, protein MIRVGVDVGGTFTDLVLEEVEAGGRQRVFTHKVSSTIADQSIAVVRGVVELCAIAGVQPTQIDALFHGTTVATNIVIERNGAEVGMITTRGFRDILHMGRHKRPHNFSLQFDVPWQSSPLIKRRNRIVVDERILPPTGRVETALALDQVEAAAELFAERGLDAVVVGFLYSFLNPDHEMKAAEIVRRVLPDAFVCASCEVVNTIREYERFSTAAMNAYIGPKVARYLDNLKRRLAEAGVNAYVRIMQSNGGVTTVEQASRNPVGLLLSGPAGGVIGARWTGEACDQREIITIDIGGTSADISVIRNGELTIKNPRDTEVAYMPVLVPMIDIDAIGAGGGSIAYVDSGGAFRVGPKSAGAEPGPACYGKGGTLPTVTDAQVVLGRLDPEHFLGGGLHIDAALSEAAIKTHLADPMGLSVKDAALGVLKIINNTMALAIASNSVARGIDPRNYSLMAFGGAGPLHGVALGQIIAAKNVIAPLHPGITAAMGLLVTEPRYEFTRSSLTILQAGSEGDFAVANAAFDHLQAEAAAQLAADGFAHEGQRFERIAECRYVGQGFELRVAVPEGPFTAATAQEMARRFFVVHRTEYGHAFEDQAVQMVTLRVIGSSRSETLRLPVLEKGGRRNSSEAALYARPTTFDDGETIQTPRFDRMKLRAQDTVAGPAVIVQQNSTTIVPPGFVATVMKLGDLVIARTDGEA, encoded by the coding sequence ATGATACGTGTCGGTGTCGATGTCGGCGGGACGTTCACGGACCTTGTGCTGGAGGAGGTCGAGGCGGGCGGCAGGCAGCGGGTGTTCACGCATAAGGTGTCGTCTACCATCGCGGACCAGTCGATTGCGGTTGTGCGCGGCGTGGTCGAGCTTTGCGCCATCGCGGGCGTGCAGCCTACACAGATCGACGCGCTGTTTCATGGCACCACGGTCGCAACCAACATCGTGATCGAGAGGAACGGGGCCGAGGTGGGGATGATCACCACACGCGGCTTCCGCGATATCCTGCATATGGGACGGCACAAGCGGCCGCATAATTTCAGCCTACAATTCGATGTGCCTTGGCAAAGCTCGCCCCTGATCAAGCGGCGCAACCGGATTGTGGTGGACGAGCGCATCTTGCCGCCGACGGGGCGGGTCGAGACGGCGCTGGCGCTGGATCAGGTCGAGGCGGCGGCGGAACTGTTCGCGGAACGGGGGCTGGATGCGGTGGTGGTGGGGTTCCTCTATTCCTTTCTGAACCCCGACCACGAGATGAAGGCGGCCGAGATCGTGCGGCGGGTGCTGCCGGATGCGTTCGTTTGTGCCTCCTGCGAAGTGGTGAACACGATCCGCGAATACGAGCGGTTTTCGACGGCGGCGATGAACGCTTACATCGGACCGAAAGTGGCGCGTTATCTCGACAACCTGAAACGGCGGTTGGCCGAAGCGGGAGTGAACGCTTACGTCCGCATCATGCAGTCGAATGGCGGTGTCACCACGGTTGAACAGGCGAGCCGCAACCCCGTGGGGCTACTGTTGTCGGGGCCTGCAGGCGGGGTGATCGGGGCGCGTTGGACGGGCGAGGCTTGCGACCAGCGCGAGATCATTACCATCGATATCGGCGGGACCTCGGCCGATATCAGCGTGATCCGGAACGGCGAATTGACGATCAAGAACCCACGCGACACCGAGGTTGCCTATATGCCCGTGTTGGTGCCGATGATCGACATCGACGCCATCGGCGCGGGGGGCGGGTCTATCGCCTATGTCGACAGCGGCGGCGCGTTCCGCGTGGGGCCTAAATCGGCGGGGGCGGAACCGGGGCCGGCCTGTTACGGAAAGGGCGGCACACTTCCGACGGTGACGGACGCGCAGGTGGTGCTGGGGCGGTTGGATCCCGAACATTTCCTTGGCGGAGGTCTGCATATCGACGCGGCACTGTCGGAAGCGGCGATCAAGACGCATCTGGCCGACCCGATGGGGCTGAGCGTGAAGGATGCCGCACTGGGGGTGTTGAAGATCATCAACAACACCATGGCCTTAGCTATTGCGTCGAACTCGGTAGCGCGGGGGATCGATCCACGCAATTACAGCCTCATGGCATTTGGCGGGGCGGGCCCGCTGCACGGGGTGGCGCTGGGCCAGATCATCGCGGCCAAGAATGTGATCGCGCCGCTGCATCCCGGGATCACGGCGGCGATGGGGCTGTTGGTGACCGAGCCGCGCTACGAGTTCACGCGGTCGTCGCTGACCATTTTGCAAGCGGGCAGCGAGGGGGATTTCGCGGTAGCGAATGCGGCGTTCGACCATTTGCAGGCCGAGGCTGCGGCGCAATTGGCAGCGGACGGGTTCGCGCACGAAGGGCAGCGGTTCGAGCGGATCGCGGAATGCCGTTATGTGGGCCAAGGGTTCGAGTTGCGGGTGGCAGTGCCCGAGGGGCCGTTTACCGCTGCCACCGCACAGGAAATGGCGCGGCGGTTCTTTGTGGTGCACCGCACGGAATATGGCCATGCCTTCGAAGATCAGGCGGTGCAGATGGTGACTCTGCGTGTGATAGGGTCGTCGCGGTCGGAAACGCTGCGTTTGCCGGTGCTGGAAAAGGGTGGGCGGCGCAACTCGTCGGAAGCGGCGCTCTATGCGCGGCCCACCACATTCGACGATGGCGAGACGATCCAGACCCCGCGCTTTGACCGGATGAAGCTGCGGGCGCAGGATACGGTTGCGGGGCCTGCGGTGATCGTACAGCAGAATTCCACCACCATCGTGCCGCCGGGATTTGTGGCGACGGTGATGAAACTGGGCGATCTGGTGATCGCCCGCACGGACGGGGAGGCCTGA